A region of Paraburkholderia sp. BL23I1N1 DNA encodes the following proteins:
- a CDS encoding GNAT family N-acetyltransferase, with amino-acid sequence MAVPTLCLPTEIVHTARLVLRAASERYACDLQAYYLENREHLQPWEPLRPSGFFEADAIAQRLRLMEQHNAAGNALYLLVHRPESGEVIGDCNFTNIVRGPFQACHLGFSIAKQAEGQGLMRESLTFAIEHVFKNLKLHRIMANYQLENTRSARLLERIGFEREGQARSYLKINGSWADHVLTSLLNPEEVE; translated from the coding sequence ATGGCGGTTCCGACGTTATGCCTTCCCACGGAGATAGTCCACACTGCGCGCTTGGTTCTGCGGGCTGCTAGCGAGCGCTACGCTTGCGATTTGCAAGCTTATTACCTTGAAAATCGGGAGCACCTTCAACCATGGGAACCGCTGCGACCCAGCGGTTTTTTCGAGGCCGATGCCATAGCCCAACGCCTTCGGTTAATGGAGCAGCACAACGCCGCCGGAAACGCTCTTTATCTACTGGTACACAGACCCGAAAGCGGCGAGGTGATTGGCGACTGCAACTTCACCAATATCGTCCGTGGACCGTTTCAAGCTTGCCACCTCGGCTTTTCGATCGCGAAGCAAGCCGAAGGTCAGGGGCTGATGCGTGAGAGTCTGACGTTTGCGATCGAGCATGTCTTCAAGAATTTGAAACTGCATCGAATCATGGCCAATTATCAACTGGAGAACACTCGCAGCGCGCGCCTGCTCGAACGAATTGGTTTCGAGCGCGAGGGACAAGCACGCTCGTACCTGAAGATCAACGGATCGTGGGCAGATCACGTTCTCACGTCGCTGCTCAATCCGGAGGAGGTCGAATGA
- a CDS encoding zinc-dependent alcohol dehydrogenase family protein codes for MTMQALVLNRYNGPLELTEISMPEPAHGQVRVRIAASGLNPLDAKIRAGSAPHAKHPLPLVLGIDMAGVVDAVGPGVTAFNVGDEVYGMTGGVGGIQGSLAQYAAVDADLLAIKPANLSMRESAALPLAFITSYSGIVDRAHLQAGQTVLVQGGAGGVGHVSVQLARALGARVFATASARDHDLVTRLGATPIDYRSQSVEQYVASLTQDTGFDVVVDTVGGPSLDASFAAVKHFGHVVSALGWGTHALAPLSFREATYSGVFTLYPLLTGMHRAHHGAVLREATRLTEAGKLMPNLDPRRFDLRSAELAYDAITNATARGKIVVDVA; via the coding sequence ATGACCATGCAGGCGCTCGTCCTCAATCGCTACAACGGCCCGCTCGAATTGACCGAAATCTCGATGCCCGAGCCCGCACACGGCCAGGTGCGCGTGCGCATTGCCGCAAGCGGTCTCAATCCGCTCGACGCCAAGATCCGCGCTGGCAGCGCACCGCATGCGAAGCATCCGCTCCCGCTGGTGCTCGGCATCGATATGGCTGGCGTAGTCGATGCCGTGGGGCCCGGCGTGACCGCTTTCAATGTCGGCGACGAGGTCTACGGTATGACGGGCGGCGTTGGTGGCATTCAGGGCTCGCTGGCCCAGTATGCGGCGGTCGATGCTGACCTGCTTGCGATCAAGCCGGCCAACCTGTCGATGCGTGAATCCGCGGCGCTGCCCCTCGCGTTCATCACCTCCTATTCCGGCATTGTCGACCGGGCCCATCTGCAAGCGGGCCAAACTGTGCTGGTGCAAGGCGGAGCAGGCGGTGTCGGGCATGTCTCGGTGCAACTGGCGCGCGCACTCGGCGCCCGGGTCTTTGCAACAGCGAGTGCACGCGACCACGATCTCGTTACGCGTCTGGGCGCTACGCCCATCGACTACCGGTCGCAATCGGTCGAGCAGTATGTCGCATCGTTGACGCAGGACACAGGCTTCGACGTCGTGGTCGACACCGTCGGCGGCCCTTCGCTCGATGCGTCGTTTGCGGCAGTCAAGCATTTTGGCCATGTCGTCAGCGCCTTGGGTTGGGGTACGCATGCGCTAGCTCCCCTGTCGTTTCGAGAAGCGACGTACTCAGGAGTCTTCACCCTCTACCCGCTCCTGACGGGCATGCATCGCGCGCATCACGGAGCGGTGCTGCGCGAGGCCACACGGTTGACCGAGGCCGGCAAGCTCATGCCGAATCTCGATCCTCGCCGGTTCGACCTGCGGTCCGCGGAACTCGCCTACGACGCCATCACGAACGCCACCGCACGCGGGAAAATCGTGGTGGACGTCGCGTGA